The Metabacillus schmidteae genome has a segment encoding these proteins:
- a CDS encoding spore germination protein: MSKKTSENNIVQESIVQVVNKMKTSSDFIQYCDKNNNVQYWFSYFRTLVDTETLQKKVMPALKSNQWKSLLDLKNAIPIEEILITTDTNTIKDKLLDGYILVTLTEYGVHCLLIKSTLNKARDVSLPEVEFSVVGPKEAFVEAIESNINLIRKRIPDEKLRIRELQVGDLSKTKVAILCVEGIVDEENFRTVVQRINEIQFDQISDSSFITQMISDNHNSPFPQLLDTERPDRVASILAEGKVGVMVDGSPHVLIGPTTLVEFFSAFDDYFYNWVNASFIRMVRLFAVAFSILITPIYVAALSYHYELIPNDLLNTLISSRREVPLPPLLEALFLELTIELLREAGARLPTKVGQTIGIVGGIVIGTASVEAGLTSNILLIIVALSALASFTTPIYAMGNTIRMLRFPFLLFAEWLGLLGIVLCFCFLMTHLLRLTSLGRPFLEPIYPPRTADMKDSLIRLPFSLMSKRPQQLRPEKPIRFSAKKARKNKDIDE; encoded by the coding sequence ATGAGCAAAAAAACGTCGGAAAATAACATAGTGCAGGAGTCAATTGTACAAGTTGTCAATAAAATGAAAACGTCTTCTGATTTTATTCAATATTGTGATAAGAATAACAATGTACAATACTGGTTCTCGTATTTTCGTACATTAGTTGATACGGAGACTCTTCAAAAGAAGGTGATGCCGGCACTAAAAAGTAATCAATGGAAATCACTTTTGGATTTGAAAAATGCGATTCCAATTGAAGAGATTCTTATAACTACGGATACAAATACGATTAAAGATAAGCTCCTTGATGGATATATTCTAGTTACGCTAACAGAATATGGTGTCCATTGTTTACTCATTAAATCAACTCTTAATAAGGCACGTGATGTTTCACTTCCGGAGGTCGAATTTAGTGTTGTAGGGCCTAAAGAGGCATTTGTAGAAGCGATTGAGTCGAATATAAATTTAATTAGAAAAAGAATTCCGGATGAGAAATTAAGAATACGTGAGCTACAGGTAGGGGACCTATCTAAGACAAAAGTAGCCATTTTATGTGTTGAAGGAATTGTTGATGAAGAAAACTTTCGTACAGTTGTACAACGAATAAATGAGATTCAATTTGATCAAATAAGCGATAGTTCGTTTATTACTCAGATGATATCGGATAATCACAATTCACCATTTCCTCAGCTTTTAGATACAGAAAGACCTGACCGGGTTGCCTCTATTCTAGCTGAAGGAAAAGTTGGTGTCATGGTGGATGGATCGCCACATGTACTAATAGGACCTACAACATTGGTTGAATTCTTTTCAGCTTTTGATGATTATTTTTACAATTGGGTAAATGCGTCATTTATACGAATGGTTAGGTTATTTGCAGTTGCATTTTCTATTTTAATTACACCTATCTATGTTGCAGCTTTATCGTATCATTATGAATTAATACCTAATGACTTATTAAATACCCTTATTTCATCTCGACGAGAGGTTCCATTACCTCCATTACTTGAGGCTCTTTTTTTAGAATTAACTATTGAATTATTACGTGAAGCAGGAGCCAGACTTCCGACAAAGGTTGGTCAAACGATTGGTATCGTTGGAGGGATTGTAATCGGTACTGCCTCCGTAGAAGCAGGGTTAACAAGTAATATTTTACTTATTATTGTGGCCTTATCAGCACTTGCATCGTTTACGACCCCAATTTATGCAATGGGCAACACGATTCGAATGCTAAGATTCCCGTTTCTGTTGTTTGCTGAGTGGTTAGGATTATTAGGGATAGTACTATGTTTTTGTTTTTTAATGACACACTTGTTGAGGCTAACTTCACTGGGAAGACCTTTTTTAGAACCAATCTATCCACCTAGAACAGCTGATATGAAAGATTCATTAATTCGTTTACCATTTTCATTAATGTCAAAACGACCTCAACAATTGCGGCCTGAAAAGCCAATTCGATTTTCAGCTAAAAAAGCAAGAAAAAACAAAGACATTGATGAATAA